The Gossypium hirsutum isolate 1008001.06 chromosome A03, Gossypium_hirsutum_v2.1, whole genome shotgun sequence genome contains the following window.
AAACTAAAAAAGGCCTAGGTGAAAAATTGAGATGTGGTTAACTTTATCCATGAACCGTCCAAGTTTTGAGTATATTCGAATGCGAGATATATACTCGTATTTATGAATCTAGTGAAGTCTAAAAATGGTTTGCTTATGTTTGATTAGGTATCCAGTGTATCAAATTCCAATGGCAACTAATGTGAAAGAACTGTCGGCATGTTTCCTTACTTACCATCCATTGTCAGGTATATATAATCAAAGCAACTGCTATATAATTAATCcaatattttttgttgttgttgttaattTCAATCTTGTCtggtatgattttttttttgatttggggTTTTGATCAGGTTCAAGAACAGGCAGCAACAAAGAAGAAATTTCACTCCCTCCATTTGCAGTGGTTACTTTCAAGCTGTTTGGAACATTGTGGATCAACCCTGAAACATCAGACAAGGACACCATTATATGTCAACAAACAGCTGCTAGCAATTGGTTGAGACAACTTCAATTCCAGCACCATGACTTCAACTTCTTCATGTCTCGTCAGTTCCAAAATCCCTAATGTTAATCCTAGtcgtagttttttttttttttttacaaaggaGGCCACAGTTCGAGAGATCGATTAAGAATTGCATTTATCAGCATTTTAGGCATTTTCGCAGTTTTGTTTTACCAGTAATCTTGGGGTCAGTAACAATGGATAAATGGGGTTTGGATTctgtatgtataatatatatatatgcatatagatGGTGAAAGGTTATTACTGTTTTAAGTGAAAAACATTTTCAGTTCAATACCAATGAAACAATATCTTTCTATTGAACTACAAGCATCCATTGATAGCAGCAGTACCAGTTTCATATAGGAATCATCACTTTAAAAGGTTGATAATGGAGGGAACAAAATGCAGGATTCATGATTTCACATCTACATCCTAGAGTCTATCAGTGTTTACATGAGTCGCAACCGAAGACGTATCTAACCTTCTAGATTTTTGACAAATCTGGATCGATGTTTGGTTCAGATTTTGAAGTACTTGTAGCCATAGTCAGGGTTTGTCATACCCTCTTCCCAATCACCCATCTGGCGACCACCGAAAACTATCTGTTGAATGCCTAAATAACtgtcataaaagaaaaaaagggaccAGTGTAAACGTATTCACCAtgaaatttgatatatatattcttttacgTATTAGTATCATTTAAACTTACTCTGCACTTATCACTGTCATGCAGTTGAGGAGAACATCAATGGATAAGAAATCCGAGGTACCAAGGTCTACCCTGTAATGTCATCGTGTAAATTAGTCATATTATTCCATGAGAAAGAGCTATAAGAAGCTGAAATGAAAACTGCAGATTGAACATCAGAAATCATACCAAACACGGCCCCAGTTGTCTTGAAACTCCACGTCACTGATATCATGGAACGATGATGGCATCACATTAAAACCCTTATCTGCATCATAGAGGGGATCATACTCCATTGAAGCATTTCCCACCTGTCATCAATATGAATCAAGAAGCTTATTTTCTCTTATGCACAGTAAGACCCGGTCAAAGTTAAGAAAATGGAGAGCAAAGGCAACCATTGCCAAACCTGCAAATTAGAGGAATTAAAGGCACCCAAGCGTCCCATGACATACCATGACTGAATAACCTGCATGTATATCAAATTCAGTGAACATAAATTGTTTGTACGTAACAGATAATACACAAAACAAGAGCAAATACAAAAAGGATTcttctaaaattaaataaattcagcACCAATTTGCCAGAAGAAGGAATCAGAAGGAGAATGAGACTTTGCTTACACTGCCAATGAGATTGACTTCTCGGTCGGAAGGTGATCCATATAACTCGAACCATATATAGGAATCAAGTGGATTAAAACTGAAGAGCCGTCAAAATTGAAAGTTAGAGAAACATCAGCTACTTCATACAACTATGAAACTAAGGGGAAAATTAGTTTAATCATACAGCAAGAGCTTATTGCTCTAAGAAGTTCATTTCTAACTATATTTTACTATCATGGATAAACTAATAGTGTAGAAGGCATACTCTCGGAAGGTGACTTTAAAAGCAAGCAAAGAGCCCGTCTTTTTCTTGTTAAAATCTCTACCCTTTTTCCTAACACGCTCTTCAATCTACAAAACATAAACCAGAAAACTCATTAGAATATCAGATTATAGATGATTAAGCTGAGGAAATGAAAAAAGGGAATAGGAAAAGGGTGTTGACGGACTCGTTTCCTCATTTGCTCAGGGTCACCAATGCTATCACCAAGAACCGCTCGTAGTTCCTCATCGTCTTTGCAAGCGTTTTCGAGTACCCTGTTTTTAATGccaaaaaagagaaaacaaaaaaaataaattcacagAGGCAATAAGTCGAACAGGTAGAATGCATGGTATATGTAAATAAAAGAAGACGAGAGAGACGAGTACTTGGCCCATGATGGATAATTGTGAAGCCTGTCGAACTCTCGTTTCCTCTTCTCTTCACGTATCTTGAGAAGTCTCCTCCCTCTCGCTGTCGTTCCCGACCCTTTAACGTCGCTTGTGCTTGAAACGCTAACAGTCGAATTGCTATCCTCAGCTTCTGCAGCAGCTCGGGTTCGAAGAATGGGTGTTTTGTTTTTGTCGTCGTCGTTGTTTAGAATCGGATATgaaggaaaagaagaaataggaaaTGACTGCCTGGCTAAAACTTgacgaagaagatgatgatggGTTTCAAATTTACTTGCATTTGGATTGCAAAAAAACCCTTTCACTGCCACGCTCATCTTTCAATCACCGTTGCAAAGTTTCTCCAGTGTTAATCGATCATTGCGGATAATGAAAAAGATTTTCGGCCTTTTCActgtaaatataataaaatcagCATATTTTCGTGATTTTACGAAACAAAGGCGCAGCCCAATGAGATTTCATTAAAAGAATCTGACCCGCTTAACCAGGCCCGTCTATTCATTTTACTTTTTTACTTCATAAATAGGttcattataggttaaattctgctattagtgtatatactttgtgaaagttgttgatttagtccctttacttttctaATTTGTCaatattagtccctatactttgaaaattttgaaaatttagtccTAACCCCAATATTAGCAGTTAAATCcttttggttaaattcaattactggTATTATACTATGTGTACAATTgtagatttaatacatattttttaattgaatcattctaagtccctatacttttcgaattttaaaactTTAGTTTTAACGCAAACGACTACCGTTAAtccattaattaaatttttagtgaataatataaataaataacaagccgatatgacattacacatataataTGTTTGTCacatcatattttgaaaatagcaATATTTAACgaatttaatagttattttttggtgagaactaaaatttaaaatttaagaagtacaaaaactaaaaactaccaaattaaaatacaaagatTAAATCTTCAACTTTTcataaagtataaggactaataacaaattttaacctAATTATATTACATACATCAACTTTTAAGTTTAactatatgtaaaaataatttaatcattaaatatattaaaaataaaaaacatattcaGTACACTGCAAGGGCTAAGGTGATGACAAGTGTGCAATAGGatagattaaaatatttaaaaatatatctataatatatataagcacGAGTTTAGAAATTTTTTGGACTTGACGAGAGTATCTTCTTTTtccatcatattactaaattaattttaaaaataactataatttaatttagacTTGTTAGTACAAAAGttgttctaattttaaaattaaaatagagttattaattaaataaagttctaagcataaaatataggaaaatttgtgataattataatttatattacaattATTAGTAACAAATTTTGAGGAAAAAattggattaatttatttttttttaaaaattgtgctaattttatttatataaaatagtgTTATTACTTAAGAATTCTAAGCATCTTAATTATCATTTAACTAATATAAgggtaattaattaatattacggtgtgtttgataaaccatttcattccattgaaaatgaaaatgaaaaaaaaattcaacatttaatattttaaatgtgtttggtaattgttttaattttttacataatacaaaattttcaacaaaaaaatgttgaattaaaAAAGTAGTAAGGCAACTACTTATCACTTAATctagaaaatattaaattgattttatttcattaaaaattgaaataattttttttttaaaaataagatattaaattaccataattattttaataatattaacattagacataaatattttttaaaaaatcaatatttacttttaacaaacaacataattatattttctacttatattttttatttattatgaaattgtgATAGCAGAGGGTCAACCTTTAGGTGACAAGGACTCTGTCAGTCCCCAAAGAAGATGAGAAAACCCGGTTGGATTATGCCTTCTAATTCAATCTCAAGGCATTAGATTAGTTCCCAGTGTTCTTATATGTAAcatttaacaacatttaataattatcaaaagATCAATGGACACTTATGAGTTCCAAAATCCTGTAGATTTATCCCCAATATGAGTACATAAAGCTAGGGTGAACCACAGTCTAAATGTTCAGCTTAGAACAGATACATATAATAACACAAAAAGCTGGCCAACGATACAAGAGAGAGGAAGAAACAAGAAAAGGATGATAATTGATCCCGAGTGCCTAATCACGAGCCTCGAAGTTGACAAAAGTCGAAGAAGCCGGAACCAAGTGCTCCTCCACTACAAATTAAGAGTAAACAAATTAACATGCAAAGTGGCAATGATATTCAACAGGTTTACAGAAAGCAAAAGAGTCAGGCATCCGTAGGTGCCAGTCAGAGTAATATAGATTGCAAGTTTTGAGTGTTATGTAAGGTCTCAGCAGATGCCTAATCTGGTCAATTAGGACACACAAAGCACTCATGATAAGCATccagaataataataataaaccaatCGATGACTTTAATCACGTCACATTTCTGTTTCTTATCTTTACTCGAGGCAATAGACTATGGTAAAACAATCTACTAAAAACGTGGTCTAGTAGCAAGATAATAAAACCCTGGGTTGAGATTCGATAGTACCATTTTCTGAACTTGCTCTATATGCATGCAACAAGTACGTATTTTTCCGTATTTTGAATTCACATCATAGAATGCCTCGGAAAACAAAATGGTATATACAAGGGCTCAAAGACATACCTGGATTTTAGTTTGACTGAGATGGAATCATTCCTGTTTTTCTTGCATACGCAAAGATTCCTCCAGCTTCAATGACTGGCCCTGCGTCCCCAATGGACTTCAATTTATACTCTTTCCCTGTGGAATGGTTGATCAAACGACTCTCCCCCAACTCGATTGTCACCACATCCCCAGTCTTGCATTCCTCGCATATTCTTGCTTCTGATTCTAATGGATAAACTTCCCCGGTTGCAACAGAATTCCTAAAAAATATCCTAGCATAAGATTCAGCCACGACCGCCTTTGCCCCTGCAGCCCCAAGTGCAACCGGTGCATGCTCACGAGAGGACCCGCAGCCAAAGTTAGCACCACCGATCACGATCTAGTATTTTGTTTTAGTCTCATTTGGTTCAATAAAACGAGTAGTATATGATGAAGGGAGGCCGATAAGAGCGTATGAGCCCAATTTCTCATACTCAGCCGGGTTTGAGGGAACCAATGTAAGGTATTCAGCAGGGATTATTTGATCAGTGTCGATATTATCCCCGACCACATAACAAAGGCCATGGAAGGTTTTTGTTGAGGTGTCCAGAACAGAAGCAGGTGTTGAGGTGGCATGTCTTGTGAAACTGATCGCATGTGCCGCATGTGGGGCGAAAGTGGAACAGAGGGGTTTGACAGTCAAAGGGGAAAAGGTGGGGACTTTGATGGAGGAAGCGAATAGAGAAGGAGATAAAACTGAGGTTTTTGATGCTGAGAAAGTGAAGGCAGATGAGTACGAAATGCGAGTCAAAGAGGCAGCCATTACTTGAATGAGTGGTGTTAATACAGTCTAATTCTAATTGCGTTTTTTCCTGAGAGCTATGCGTGATCCCAACTTCAAATTTCACCAAGTAACATAAAGCAATTTGTAAAGTATTCTGCAAGGCAATGAGATCGTGTAACAACTTAAAGCATACATACATACGTACAAATGTATAAATACCCAAAAGCATGCTCATGCAGTCATATCTACATATATATTCAAAAAGTTTCGCATCTAAAAAAATATCAACAAAATATTGTACTGGAATAATAAACCGGAATAGTTTAGCATTTATCTTCATTTTGCGAAAGGAAAAGCTACGATAATCACTTAAAAGATCAAGTGACATTAAAACAGTGAGGTTCTTCCCAATCATACTCTCTAGTGCGGTCGTGCTCGAAAGAGAACAGGCCTAAATGGCACCCTGAATAAAAGTGGACGCAACGACATAGCCTAAGGCTAAGGATTGATCATCCAAGAGATTCAGACAACTCCAGAGACAGAACATAAGAAACAGGAAATGGAATTATGTTAAACCAGAAATCATGAAAATTGTCTTCAAAACGCAAATTCAAACAAGCTATTTACTATCCGGAGTTCCAAACGCAGAATTCATGTTATATTATCATTACCCAAATTGCTCAAACAACCCAAATCTTCATATAACGCTAACCCTAGTAAAACTAcccaaacttgaaaaaaaaaaccattttaacAAAGATTTCAACGATATTAAACCACCAGAAAAgaaggggaaaagaaaaaggagatatAGCAAAGTGAAAGAGAAGGGAGAGTAAAGGAAATACCTATGATCAGGCGGTAATGCCGAGGGTAGCTTGACGGCAGATATGAGTTCAGCGGTGAAGTCTGTAAATGGCGGCTCTCATCAATGTTCccgttgagtttttttttttttcctgacGAGTGAGTGGATGCTTGCTGTATAGTAAAAACCACCACATAGAGGTGGGTAAAATAGGAAAAACAACTTCGTTTTACGGTTACGGAAATTTTAAAAGGTCAAATGCGACATTAGTCCTTTTATTATGCGTTATTTGTGGATTTATCTGTAATattctaattttatcaattttagtcctttacttttatttttttaattttcaagtttcAATCTTCAATCAAATAgtagtttttaaatttgttagGTCAAATTTTACTATTACTTTCTTACTAGGGGTAAGTTGTGGACTTAGTCAATACTCtccaatttgattatttttagttttgaatATTAAGTGAAAATAGCAAGCAACATGACACTAGATATGATAATACGTTTGcagtataaattttgaaaataacataatttGACAGTTATCATTTGActtaagattgaaatttcaaaattctaaaaaatacaaaaataaaaaatatcaaattaaagtacatgaGCTAAACCAGTAACCTGTGGCAAAACTAGGGGGCTGGTAGGGGCCTTGGCcccctaaaatgaatttttttcatactgcccctttaaaattttaaaaattttaaattattaaagataaaattacaattCAGCCCcattaagaatataaaaaattgatttaatcctttggcaattataaagatataatttattaaaatggtgaaattatatttttttctattgtaaaaattacaatttaaattcGACCCTACAAAAATattctaatttcgtccctgcTCACAACTTATAGATAATACAATAACTACCAACATGAGAATTTGACctttaaaaaacaaaacagtccaaattaaaagaaaaaggaaacctTCAATGATCTTCTAGTTTAACTAATATTATCAATGTTATTAGAACTGGATTGAATCAACCATTCGAACTGAGAATTGGTGGGTGTACTAATCTGAACAGGAACATTAAATCCGATTCTGAGCAAGCTGTTCAGAATCGATATTGAAACAGGAACAAGTATTAATTGAACCAatcaaaaaattgattttttaatccaatttattaactcaaactcatcaaaactaaccaaaaccaataaaatctaattaaaatacaattcaaaaaaaaatattgcccaaataaataaaacccaacctaaaaagtataaataaaagttaaatatatattaaaattgttatttatttgttttatatttttctagaatttcttttttttaaatgtataattttgaattaTCATATACTTCTCTCTCATTCTTTCGCCTctcattatttcaatttaaacagaattatttttatgttttaagatagaaaataatgatcttttttattttctttcttatcattttcttttctacTAAGTACATCCAAATTTTTTTTCCCACTTTTCACTCTCTCTCTCTTAACTTTTATACAAAACTCTAATTTTTTTACTCAACTTCAAATAATTATAccaaatcttaaaccctaaatttaagtggaacttttaaatttcaaaatgaatttattgtgattacaataaaaatataaatctttAAATGCAACTAACATAAATCAAGCAGGTAATTCAGCTATAAAATCGaaacaatattttattataacaacTAAATTTGTAGTATAActgatttttttaagttttatttttatattttaaaataaaatttcctttATAAAAAAGTGTGGATCATACCGATTATATGAGGGATCTTATTTGGATTCTATCGTAAACCAATCAATATGAATATGGATGGGTAATTTGTCAGTAAATTTGTAtttagttaatataattactATCATAAACgaatttaacttaaatattttgaattgttgACAATCTGTGTAGATGTCATATTGGTATGATGCTATTACTATTGTATCATCGCAAAGGCACACACAAGCATGCAAATGTGTGGAGCGCGTGCACGATACTTACATGCTTTTATATCTATAAGTGGCATTAACTTGATCGAGTTTTATGATAATTTAAGTTGCTTCAGGATATTTTAGGAGAGCCAAATAATCCTGTTACGCTTGATATAATTGATTTACGTAAGAAGAAAGAATACTATTGACTCGAGGTTTGTCGAGAATAGATCGAATTAGGACGCACATCTTAAACATATCGTTAGGGGTGCTAAATGAAATTTTCTTTAGCCACAGTgaccaaattaaaagaatttttttttatgaccAAAACGAAAACCTCTTGAAAATTGGACGatcaacttataaataaataaataaaatgaaaaacgtCACGCCCAGAGTCTCGTAGCGACTCCTCCAGCAACAGCAGAAAATGAGATGAGATGAGATGAGGATTGAGATGGCCCACTAACTCATCCATAACACAATCTCTAGTTTCCATTTGTAGCCATTATTATCCCTTTTTCCCCATTCATATTCGTACTGTTACTACTACTGCTATTTCACTCGCTCTATTAATTATCCAACCCAGCATCCAAAGCAACCCTTCTTTGCTCCTTTGCTCGCCTCACTGGGTTTTAAGGATTCCACCCTCCAATCAAGGTTTTAAATctaattttactaatttttttcttcactctttttttttttttgtaaatactaatttctaacactttcttttttttggttTGGTGCTAATTCAGCTATTTCCCTATGGCTTCCAATTTGCAGAAGGAATCCACTTCTTCCGGTGAGCttaattattactattatgatgatgatgatttggCTTGGAATCTGTTCTGAGATTCAGTACTAATTTGGGTTTTTTATTGATTGGGCTTTTGAGTTAAAACTAAAATAGTCGCTACTCTCATCGTTATCGTCAATACTGCCTTCTGattgcattttttttttgtttcttttttagtaCTTAATTTAGGTCTTGAATTTATTGAGTTATCAAATCAAATATGAAATAGCTACCTGCCTTTCCTCGTTATTGTCAACGCTGcctttttaattgtgttattcCTGTTGAGTACTATGCTTAGGTCTTGTAACTGAATTAAGGATTGCTTAATTTCGTTTTGTTGGAGTTCAATTTCTGGATTTCTGTATGACTTCATTTAAGAGTTAGtactttatatttcttttttgtcTTTGTTAGACGAGAAATCGACTTTGACAACGGAGAGCAAAAGTTCTAACCCAGAAACATCCACCGCCGAGAACAAAACTTCTTCCACTGGGGCGTCCCAACCAGCACAGGCTGGAGCTTCCCCTACCACTATGCCTGGGTTTGTGCCACCCAATCCTTTTGATTTCTCAGCCATGAGTGGCCTTCTTAATGTAAGCTTCTCTCTGTTTTTATTTCAATTCTTATTTGCATTATTATGAACTGTTTATTTGAATGAATTAATCCAATAGGCTTTCATTTGATTGCCTTTTGATTATCATAGCTCATCTTACAGTTTATGGCCGTGGAAATACTGCAGTAGTAGTCCAGTCCAGCATCTCTGTAGTGTATTAAGGCTGGCAGCTGGAAGAATAGAACAGTGTCCACTGATAAATTTAGGAACTTCCATAAATCTTTTGAATTAATCTATAATTTCACTTGTACAAGGGATGTTAAACTTTGTTGGATCTTCCTTTATCGGCCTCAACACAATTGCACCATCACATGTTCAAGTCATTTTgggtaattttgagttttggttGTTTTAGTTTCATGTAATTTTGGGGCAGATTAAGATGagaataaaattcacaattaaattttaatgaaaaagttggtaattactattttatagtattaagttagtattaatgTTGGTTCAGATCAAGTTTTGTTGGTTTTATGGGCTGAATGCAATATATCTAGAATGGAGTGTAAGGAAGAGGTGGCAAACAGGCAGGCTTAAGTTGGGCCATCTGGCTTTGAGTAATTTCGGGCTTAGGTTTCTTTAGTTTGTCTGGTTTGGATTCAAACaaattgattattaattttttatcaaaatgcCATTAATTTAACTTTTTGCATTGAATTTAGATTAATGCAGGTTTGGATTATGTTAGTTCGGGCTTTGGTTTGTTCAAGGCTCAGATTTCTTTGGATTCAGTTTTTTACTGTTTGGTCAATTTGGGTCTAGGCAGGTTCTGAAGTTTGTTATTCTTGTGATTGATTCGGGTTGATATTAATCTCATGCATATGtgtgtttgtgtgtgtgtttgtgtAATATATCATATACATTCCAATTTGGTTCCCTAATAACTTTTCTTTAAGCCTCAACCTCAacacattttaattttatggCTTATGCATGTTAATTATCTTGGTTTGTTACTTTGTTAGGATCCAAGCATCAAGGAACTAGCTGAGCAGATAGCTAAAGATCCTTCATTCACCCAAATGGCAGAACAGCTCACTAAGACATTTCAAGGGGCAGCAACTGAAGATAGTATGCCGCAGTTTGATCCACAGCAGTACTATTCAACTATGCAACAGGTTATGCAGAACCCCCAGTTTATGACCATGGCTGAGCGCCTTGGTAATGCACTAATGCAGGTGCGGGTTTGGTTGCAACTTTAAGCGGATTCACAGTTCTTTTAGTGTTTTGCCCTTGTATTAGATTACATGAAATCACATTGAAAGACGAAGCTTTTGTTTTGTCTTTCTTTAGGATCCAGCTATGTCTAGCATGCTTGACAGTTTCACTAATCCTCAAGACAAAGACCAGATTGAGCAAAGGATGGCACTTATCAAAGAAGATCCATCACTGAAGCATATTCTAGATGAAATAGAGACTGGTGGTCCTGCAGCAATGATGAAGTGGGTGATTAGTAGCCTCATAATTTTATTAGCTTATGAGCATAACATTTTCATCATTAGAATGAGTGTAGGATGCGTGTCTTAAACAATTTGTTCACTAAAAGTTTTCTTATTTAGGTACTGGAATGATAAAGATGTTCTGAAGAAGTTGGGTGAAGCAATGGGTCTTGCAGTTTCAGGGGATGCAGCCACTTCTGCCGACAACTCTGCAGCAGATGAAGGTGATGAAGTAGGAAATGAGGATGAATCGATTGTACACAATTGTGCTAGTGTTGGTGATGTTGAGGTATGGCAAAAATGAATTGTTTGTATGGCAAAAATGAATTGTTTGTATGTTTGTTCTTGCCCTTTGACTGATAATCTAAAAAGTTTGATTCTATTCATGATTTAGGGTCTGAAAGCTGCACTAGCCTCTGATGCAGACAAGGATGAAGAAGATTCAGAGGGAAGAACAGCATTGCATTTTGCATGTGGATATGGCGAGGTATAATCATTTTATAACTGCATCTCTCTTTTCCTCCCCTGCTCTCTCTACTGTTGCATTACCCAAGAATTGGAAAGTTGGATTAGATTTAATCACTAATTACCTAAAAGCATGCGTCCCTAACGCTTATTATTGTCTTGTTAtatcataattcataaataataacCTCAGTCCTCTATGCACTAAGGACCTTGTCTTAATTGCCTCGTTGAAGGCAAGTTTTGGGATGGACAAATATTGAAAGTTGAAACAGATCTTGGATGGCCTACTTATAGAATGTTGAAAGCAGTTGGAAATAGTAGGGCTTGGATCCTTAAAGCATATTCTTTTGCCTATAGCATCCCATCTTGGGATCCATGTGGTGGAAAAAAAGGTTTATATTGTTATTAAACATCAATATCAGGAATTAGCGTATAATGGAATATGCCATAGCTACTAAGGTATACGCTTGCTTCTTGGTTCAGCGTTTACTAATGACCATCTACTGGGCATATCGATTTCGCTTTTTGTGTAACAATAATCCCTTTATTAAAACAATAGGAGTATCATGTTTTTGATATAATTTCAGGTGAAATGTGCCCAAGTCCTTATTGAAGCTGGAGCAAAAGTGGATGCTTTGGACAAGAATAAGAATACTGCACTTCATTATGCAGCTGGTTATGGAAGGAAAGACTGTGTGGCCCTTTTACTTGAGAACGGTGCTGCTGTGTAAGTAAACAACTTGTTGGCTAACCATCGATGCTGACTCTTATAGGGTATTTTTGCCTTTCAATGAAAGTAATTTCTTGTTTCATTGCTGCAGCACACTCCAAAACATGGATGGAAAGACTGCCATAGATGTGGCCAAGCTCAACAACCAGCATGAGGTGCTTAAGTTA
Protein-coding sequences here:
- the LOC107886929 gene encoding uncharacterized protein isoform X1 produces the protein MSVAVKGFFCNPNASKFETHHHLLRQVLARQSFPISSFPSYPILNNDDDKNKTPILRTRAAAEAEDSNSTVSVSSTSDVKGSGTTARGRRLLKIREEKRKREFDRLHNYPSWAKVLENACKDDEELRAVLGDSIGDPEQMRKRIEERVRKKGRDFNKKKTGSLLAFKVTFRDFNPLDSYIWFELYGSPSDREVNLIGSVIQSWYVMGRLGAFNSSNLQVGNASMEYDPLYDADKGFNVMPSSFHDISDVEFQDNWGRVWVDLGTSDFLSIDVLLNCMTVISADYLGIQQIVFGGRQMGDWEEGMTNPDYGYKYFKI
- the LOC107886929 gene encoding uncharacterized protein isoform X2, with amino-acid sequence MSVAVKGFFCNPNASKFETHHHLLRQVLARQSFPISSFPSYPILNNDDDKNKTPILRTRAAAEAEDSNSTVSVSSTSDVKGSGTTARGRRLLKIREEKRKREFDRLHNYPSWAKVLENACKDDEELRAVLGDSIGDPEQMRKRIEERVRKKGRDFNKKKTGSLLAFKVTFRDFNPLDSYIWFELYGSPSDREVNLIGSVIQSWYVMGRLGAFNSSNLQVGNASMEYDPLYDADKGFNVMPSSFHDISDVEFQDNWGRVWVDLGTSDFLSIDVLLNCMTVISAE
- the LOC121221079 gene encoding ankyrin repeat domain-containing protein 2A; the encoded protein is MASNLQKESTSSDEKSTLTTESKSSNPETSTAENKTSSTGASQPAQAGASPTTMPGFVPPNPFDFSAMSGLLNDPSIKELAEQIAKDPSFTQMAEQLTKTFQGAATEDSMPQFDPQQYYSTMQQVMQNPQFMTMAERLGNALMQDPAMSSMLDSFTNPQDKDQIEQRMALIKEDPSLKHILDEIETGGPAAMMKYWNDKDVLKKLGEAMGLAVSGDAATSADNSAADEGDEVGNEDESIVHNCASVGDVEGLKAALASDADKDEEDSEGRTALHFACGYGEVKCAQVLIEAGAKVDALDKNKNTALHYAAGYGRKDCVALLLENGAAVTLQNMDGKTAIDVAKLNNQHEVLKLLEKDAFL